Within Lolium rigidum isolate FL_2022 chromosome 5, APGP_CSIRO_Lrig_0.1, whole genome shotgun sequence, the genomic segment ttatctcaatttgtcttttagttttcacttgtgttgcttcatgtaacttgattttcgattaatgaaatatatgATTGCTAACACACCGGCGTATATGAACCGAACAGGtagttgttttttgtttttgtttttttaggaTAACTGAACAGGTTGTGAGACTCTATTCTTTACAACCCGGCTTGCAGGTCTCTTCGGTTGGTTGGGCCGGGCCAAGGTGTATGGCTGAGTTATGTTTTTGTCCAGTTCTACCCTTACTAGTAAGATAGGAAAGAGGTTCTAAAAAAGAAataggaaagaaagaaaaaagaaataggatGCGGATCACTTCGGGATGGCATAGATCCGTAAATTGTTCTAAGTCAGAGAGGCAGTTTCTGACGCCAGGTCCTATTTCAACTTAATACGGAGTACTCCGTACGTAGGAGTAGTAATAACGATACCAAACAGGCATTTATAATGTCCCGATactggtggggagatgatgatgataagAAACATATGCATTCGTTCCGAAGAAGAAGGGTGGGATGGATTTCAGAGATCTCGAAAGTTTTAACCTTGCAATGCTTGCTAAACAAGCCTGACGTCTTCTCTGCGAGCTAGAATCTCTGTGTGCCGAAGTTTTTAGGGAAAAATATTACCCATATGGTGACCTCCTTAATGCCGAGCTGAAAAAAAGGCTCCTCATATACATGGCAAAGCATCTTTGCTGGAATTCAGACGTTGAAAAAAGGGTACATTTGGCGTGTTGGGAGCGGCGAAAATATTGACATATGGAATGATCCGTGGATTCCATCATGTCCCTCTCGAAAGATTATTTCTCCCTGTGGTAATGTCATCCTCTCCAAAGTTTCTGAGCTGATTGATCCTATATCACGGTCCTGGGATGAGGAGCTACTCCGTGCTTGCTTCTATATTGTTGATGTTAATCGTATTCTCAAGATTCCACTTGCTGTGGGGATGATGGAGGATTTCGTTTCCTGGAATTTCACCAAAACGGGAATTTTTACTGTCCGCTAGGCCTATTACACTGAATGGGACTATAGGCATGGATGAAAGCTTCTACGCACAAACGGCCAAGCTACTGCTAGAACAAGTCCTGTCTGGGCTAAACTTTGGTCTCTTAAAACCTCTGCTAAAGTGAAGATTTCTACTTGAAGATTACTTCACGGGACTATTCCATGCAATTGCATTCTTACCAACAGGCACATTATCACCAGAGTACATGTCCAGTTTGTGAAATCTACTGTGAAGATACCCTCCACGCCTTATTTCAGTGCCCCCGATCTGCAGAAATTTGGGAGCAATTGGGCCTGTCTAATCTGGTTAATGAGATGAGCACAGTTGATAGACTGGGGTCGGGTGTCTTGGAGGCCATCCTTTTGCTCCCCGACCGACCGACCCCTTATATTTCTAACGTGGGGTTAAAAGAACTTGTGATCACTGCATGCTGGTATATATGATGGCAGCGTAGACAGATCGCCCATCAGGAACCAGTTTCCTCACCGGTGAAATCTGCTCAAGCTATTCAGGCGATTACTACAAACTACTATAGAGCTTCTAAAAAGAATGCCCGTGCTCGCATTGAGGGTTGGGAGAAACCCAAAGAAGGGTACTGCAAATTAAATGTGGATGCATCCTTCTATGCTGAGACCTTCAAAGGTGCTACAGACGTGGTCATCCATGATGATCATGGAGGTTTTGTTGCTGGTAGTAGTTGTGGAATTCCTTCAGTCTCTGATGCGGCGACTGCGAAAGCTTTGGCTCTTCGAAACGGTCTCCAGTTGGCTGGTCAAGTTGGATGTACGAAGATTATTGTTAAAAGTGATTGTATGGAAGTTACTTCTACCATGCTTGATGGAGGTAATTCTATTGGAGCAGCAGCGGATCTATGAGGAGTGCATTTTCTTGGCCAGAAGCTTTGTCCATGTTCTTTTTGCTCATTGTGGTAGGGATAGTTATAGTTGCTCATAACGTTTGCTTGAAAGACGGAGGGACCCCAAACCTACGGGAactggggactggaaggtttttaattagTCAGCTTACTGATTTAACATGGTGTTATTATAAAAAAAAACGATACCAAACAGGCGAACACCAAAGATCgctcttttccccaacgaaaagcAAAACCCTCGTCGTTCATGGGCAAAAAATGCCAACACCGCGGCCGCGTGCCGAATCCCAGGAAAcatgcggcggaggaggccgcgcAGTCCCGTACTTCGGCGGCGCAGGCCTGTTctggggcggcggaggcggaggcggatgcGGCGGAGTCTGCGCAAACCCGTGCTGCGGCGGAATTGTGCTCCTGCCCTACCTGCCGATCTCGCGGTGGCGGCCCCTGCCGCAGGCGCGACACCACCCCCGACCAACTCTCTGCCCCCTGCCGCGGTAGCGCCGTCGCTACACAGCTGTCTGCTTCCTCCCGCGGTGGCGCCGCCCCCAACCCGTATGCGCGCTATCTTTCCGTTCATGCTTATATCTTATAATCGGAAGAAAGGGCTTTGATCGAAATCTAGTTTATAGATTGCATAGCTAGGTAGTTTGTTTGGTTGTTGCAGCAACAAATCTATCAATTTGTGCACAAatcagcaaaaaaaaaagtatcctTTCTCCTGTCAAGCTCTGTCCATAGCAATATGATGATGATATGAATTGTTCACTCAGCTCTTATGCGAATCCTGATCGCTATTACTTGTACTTAACGTAACAATGCTGCTCTTGCAATGTTCTTCCCTCCAAGGCTCTGCTTTTCTAATCGATTTACTTAATTCAGGTGCAAGTATGGTGTGGCTGAGCCTCCATCTGCACGGACGCCCCAGCAAACATCTGTCTCGTACTTGAGCATTTTGCTCGGCACTACAACAGTCAAGGACACTGCAGCTTCCTCGTCCTCCCGGCAGGCTGTAGCTGAGACCCCACCATCTAAGCCAACCATTTATGTCAACAAACCTCCTGGTTGGTACTTCAGTATTTACATCAGGATCGATCATTCAAAATCTTTCCACACGTATCCTTGTCTTGGTGGACCATTCAAGAGCCCAGAGGAAGTTGAAAAGGCTATTGAGCGCTATCTGGATGACAAGCGGCATAAAACGCTGTATCGTTTCTCAATTCCTTATGTGTTGTTTTCTTCTCAATTTCTTACTTGCATCTGCACCTGGTTATTTTCCCTCAGATAAGAAACACCACCATATAAGAGCTGTCAACTTGATCAAAGAAATGATATCCTATATTTGGTCCTCTTTCATCAAGTTCATGTTGTGGAACACCTTAAATTTAACACAACTGTTTGAACTAGTGCATAATTCGCAAGTAGAGATCAACATTAACAAAATTACATGTACGCTCTGCTGCTTTTTATTGTAGGTATGCTATCAAGTATCATCTGAACTGTATCTTATGTAATTATTTAGCTTTAAGCTTCGGGACACCCATCTACCGCAGCTTTCTTAGTTACAAAACACTGGTGATTAGGATCTGAAAATTAAGATGCGTAGGCTTTTTTTTCCATCACCTAATGATTGTAGGTGGAAAGAGCAATGTGGGGATTCTGAGATGGAGATTGTTATAAAGAAGGCTCTTTACTGGCCTGATGGAAGAACAAGGAGATGTTCAGACAACCAGGTCGTGGAGCATACCCGTGAGCAAAAGAGTTTAATGCTTCAAGCTTTTCTGGACACGTATAATGAGAAGCACAAACTTTTTggggtctctctctctctctctctctcattgttATGTCCTGTTTTCTTTCATGTAATGATTGCTGACCCGCCCCACTCTTTTAGGATGATGCATATGAATTAAAGGTTATTTTGCACTTCCAGTCAATCGGTGAAGGCAATATGTGGTACAAGCATTTCAATTTCACTACAAAGACTAAAGATGGAATTGAGGATCTTTTCTTTGCTGAAGTGAAAGAAGGAGACAATGAATTGGTGGCAAATACATTCTGCAAGATTGAATCCAATGAAAATGGTAAGTATGGACAGAGGGCAGATATAATGGGCTATTCACTAAAAGCTTGCATATGGTTTCTTAACTTGCATATCCAAATATGATGTCTTTAGTTCTAGGCTTACTTTTCGTTGGTTGCTGATACATGATACGTAACTTTCTGCGCCTTTGCAGCATAAGGCATGAGGTTGCAAAATAGATTAGTGTTGACTGGGTTTTCTAAAATAATTTTACATTTTAGTGTTCTACTATTGATTTTGCGGGAAGTAATTGGCAACAGCAAAGAGGGCAATGAAAATGATCATGGCACAGGCAGTCATTTGCATAATAGAGTTTAAAATACAGTTAGATGCAGTATGTGTAGTACTTGTAGTGAACACATGGAGGACCTTTCTGTCCAATAATAGATAAAATTGTGCATCCAGTCTTGTTCCACTCTTGTTCTGAGTTCAGAAACCAAATTCATTGTTGTCTTAAATTGATTTTACACTCACTCCATGATATGATGGAGGTATAACAATTCTCTGTTTTGATCTTTTTCAACGAAGGCCACTGCTATGGTTGCATAAATAATGGAAGTATTGATATAAAGCACCCCGACAAGGCTGATGCATACTCTGGTGGTCACGTGGATGTACATCTGCCATTTGGTGGGGGTAGCCGCCGTCCTAACACATGGACAGGCTCTAAGGAAGATGTAATACgaaaactttgatcatactaaaaCTGCTGGACATTTGAATGTTTGTCTTATTATCTTTCTATTATTACAGGTGGCTAGAGAGGAAGCTAGGCTGAGATATATCTATGGTGTGAAATGACAGAGTTTACTTGCAAGGAGGGCGCTATGGTTCaaataagagaaaaaaaaaagttagctTGTGGTGCCTAATGTCGTGTTAATCATTGGAGTCCTGTTATGTTAACTTGAGCACAGTTCAGGGCTACTTGGTGCCACCCTCTCTCCTGTAAAACTTATTTATCAACTCTGAATTATGGCATACTAGTAAGTCTTGCTGCCACGCCGCCGCGCTCGTTATCATATATGATATTATGATATTATTTTTACATGTTTTTTGAGAATCAGGTTCATTGACTAACATAACCCCCATCAGTCGACGTCATAAGTGAATCCATGAATTCCACCTAGTACCGATTAACCGTCGCGTGAAACTCATATTGGCCAGGCGCCCTCCCCTCCATCAGCGTGCCCCGGCTGCAGCGGCTGTTATGCATTCCCCCCTCTTCCTCACCTCACCATCTCTCCAATCTGAAGCTCTCCGCCGCCTCTAGGGACCCGAGTGACTTGAGCTCGGGGCATACTCTTCTCTACCTTCGGCATGGAGCTAGGCGCTAGGCGGTGTTGTCGATCGGCGCCAGCTCGTGGCTgaccttggctctttcttccgagTCCGGGTCATGCCTTGCGGTCATTTTTCCGAGTCCAGGTCATGCCCTGCGGTCACAATTTCTTTGCCCATCTGTTGTGCAACTGTCAAATAATTGGTTTAGTTTAGATGACACCAGGCATCCTCCTCCTTTTAGTTCCTTCTTGTTGATTCACCTTGCTGATATTGTAGCTAAATTTGAACCTATATAAATAGGTGTGACTCATTGTAAGGAAACAATGTGGGACTATTCAACCTGATTTGATCGgtttttttcctgaatttttgtTCTTGTATTTTGCGCGTCGTGGCCAATATGCGCGCTACGGCCCAAACGATGGCAGAGCACAAGACTAACGAAGTCATCGGTAACGGTGGTTCGGTTCCAAACTATTTTTCTTCTAATTTAAGCGGGTAAAACGATCTAGAAAATGTTGCTgatgaaaattttggcagaaaggtTAACTtatttatagattttaaagagcaACTATAAGTTGAAGATATAGTCAACAAAAACATGGCAGAAATTGAAACTTTTATTCAAATTTCGTTATATGTTACATGTTTAAATGAAAGCAActaaatttaaaataaataaaacctaGTGACTAGCTTCGCCGTCGTTCTTCGCGGCGGTCGATGGAGGAGAGCCGGCCCGCTGAATCAACCCGAACATCCACCTCATGGCGAAATcggtgttgagggcgagccactcaTATCCGCGGCGGGTTTCCTCGAGGTCGTGTGCCAGCCGGTAAGATTCGAGTATCGTTGCCTGCTGCGGCTCGGCCACTGGCTCCTGCTCCTTCTCTTCCACGCGTCGACCTCATGCTGCGCGTTCTGGAGGACAGACTCCGCTATATCGGCTTTGTTGAAGCCTGCGTCGAAGATGTCTGACGGGCTCCAGCTCCGGAGGTGGagacggaggcggaggtggaggtgcaGGCATGTTGCGCCCATTGCGACCCAACATAGAGTAGGTGGTGGCTTTGCAGCAAGGCATTCTAGTTACACGGCAACGATGCTAAGTGGGTGAGGATCTTGGTGGTTAAGAACACGGCCGAGGCCAAGCTTAAATAGGTCGAGGGCATTGGATGCCGGCGTGGAGCTCGAGCATCGGCATTGATGGAGGAGACAGCGCATGTGATGGTGGC encodes:
- the LOC124656073 gene encoding uncharacterized protein LOC124656073, which encodes MGKKCQHRGRVPNPRKHAAEEAAQSRTSAAQACSGAAEAEADAAESAQTRAAAELCSCPTCRSRGGGPCRRRDTTPDQLSAPCRGSAVATQLSASSRGGAAPNPCKYGVAEPPSARTPQQTSVSYLSILLGTTTVKDTAASSSSRQAVAETPPSKPTIYVNKPPGWYFSIYIRIDHSKSFHTYPCLGGPFKSPEEVEKAIERYLDDKRHKTLWKEQCGDSEMEIVIKKALYWPDGRTRRCSDNQVVEHTREQKSLMLQAFLDTYNEKHKLFGDDAYELKVILHFQSIGEGNMWYKHFNFTTKTKDGIEDLFFAEVKEGDNELVANTFCKIESNENGHCYGCINNGSIDIKHPDKADAYSGGHVDVHLPFGGGSRRPNTWTGSKEDVAREEARLRYIYGVK